In Spinacia oleracea cultivar Varoflay chromosome 5, BTI_SOV_V1, whole genome shotgun sequence, a single window of DNA contains:
- the LOC130461754 gene encoding uncharacterized protein, translated as MVTAVFCVVGWGSAASADCAVLARLCVFCSWLGVAVLLGMLLNTGLFVQLDMFFFSPSVKLVQTEHILTAVGFGQKFSWNQRHCRCEIYLTMDQNWMNFPRGSEGFKAALNIFLDGYFAKDAIGGQTFCPCKKCSRRFCHSRDVIYDHLIVDGFVKGFREWVVQREASSSTSNDMSGINDQNTYDDIDGLLHDTFIEVEEGLDGDQGVPSEPNEEARKFYKLVEEGKQELYPGCKTFSMLSFIIRLFLFQVLNGLSNAAFGDLLELLREAFPMARLPKSYNESKNIIKDLGLDYKKIHACPNDCILYRKEYEGADVCPKCETSRWKSKNVPAKVLRHFPLKPRLQRLFMCSKTAESMVWHDKERTKDDKIRHPADAQSWKDFDETYPDFKKEPRNVRLALASDGFNPFRTMSVAHSTWPVVLINYNLPPWFSMKPEYFMLSLLISGPKSPGNDIDVYLQPLIDELKELWEYGVETYDAFKKQSFQLHAALMGTINDFPAYAMLSGWSTKGNYACPNCNHDVTPKYLPHSKKNCYMDTRRLLDASHPWRKDKKSFNGETEDRCGPSPLSGTDLVNELENFVNDFGKPKKGGGSKGPWKKKPAFLQLSYWPNIKCRHNLDVMHIEKNVFDNIVGTLLDIPGKSKDHNNARLDLVALGLKPHLHPYLSDDGNHMLFPPAPYTMGNEEKDLFLKVIKETKLPSGYTVTARSATIGTRPTNS; from the exons ATGGTAACTGCTGTGTTTTGTGTAGTTGGTTGGGGTTCTGCTGCTTCTGCAGACTGTGCTGTTCTTGCTAGGTTGTGTGTGTTTTGCAGCTGGTTGGGTGTAGCTGTG CTGTTGGGTATGCTACTTAACACTGGTTTGTTTGTTCAACTTGATATGTTCTTCTT CAGCCCTTCCGTTAAGCTGGTGCAGACTGAGCACATTTTGACTGCTGTTGGTTTTGGGCAAAAATTCTCTTGGAATCAAAG GCATTGTCGTTGTGAAATATATTTAACAATGGATCAAAATTGGATGAACTTCCCTAGAGGGTCAGAAGGTTTTAAAGCTGCTTTGAATATTTTTCTTGATGGTTATTTTGCAAAGGATGCTATTGGAGGACAAACCTTTTGCCCTTGTAAAAAGTGTTCTAGGCGTTTTTGCCATTCTAGAGACGTCATTTATGATCATTTGATTGTTGACGGATTTGTAAAGGGATTCAGGGAGTGGGTCGTTCAAAGGGAAGCATCTTCATCTACAAGTAACGATATGTCTGGAATTAATGATCAAAATACATATGATGATATCGATGGTTTATTACATGATACTTTTATTGAGGTGGAAGAAGGTTTAGATGGAGATCAAGGTGTTCCAAGTGAGCCAAATGAGGAGGCTAGAAAGTTTTATAAGCTAGTAGAAGAAGGGAAGCAAGAGCTTTATCCGGGTTGTAAAACTTTCTCAATGTTATCCTTCATAATCCGTTTATTTCTCTTCCAGGTCCTTAATGGCTTAAGCAATGCGGCCTTTGGGGATCTCTTAGAGTTATTAAGAGAGGCGTTTCCTATGGCTCGACTTCCAAAATCCTATAACGAATCTAAGAATATAATCAAGGATTTGGGTCTTGATTATAAAAAGATACATGCTTGTCCCAACGATTGCATTCTTTACAGGAAGGAGTATGAAGGAGCTGATGTTTGTCCCAAGTGTGAAACATCAAGGTGGAAGTCTAAGAACGTCCCTGCAAAGGTTTTGAGGCATTTTCCTTTGAAGCCTAGACTCCAAAGACTTTTCATGTGTTCTAAAACAGCTGAGTCAATGGTTTGGCATGATAAAGAGCGAACAAAAGATGACAAAATTAGACATCCAGCAGATGCACAATCTTGGAAGGACTTTGATGAGACGTATCCTGACTTTAAAAAGGAACCAAGAAATGTTCGACTAGCTCTTGCCAGCGATGGATTTAATCCATTTCGAACTATGAGTGTTGCTCATAGCACATGGCCTGTTGTGTTGATTAATTATAACCTTCCACCCTGGTTTTCTATGAAACCTGAATATTTTATGCTGTCTTTGTTAATTTCGGGCCCTAAGTCTcctggaaatgacatagatgtttATTTGCAACCGTTGATTGATGAACTGAAGGAATTATGGGAGTATGGGGTTGAGACATATGATGCATTTAAAAAGCAATCATTTCAATTGCATGCTGCTTTAATGGGGacgataaatgatttcccggcttaCGCTATGTTATCTGGATGGTCTACTAAAGGAAATTATGCATGTCCTAATTGTAACCATGATGTGACACCGAAATATTTGCCTCAcagcaaaaaaaattgttatatGGACACCCGTAGGCTTCTTGATGCAAGTCATCCATGGCGAAAGGATAAGAAATCATTTAATGGAGAAACAGAGGATAGGTGTGGACCTTCTCCGTTATCAGGCACTGACCTAGTAAATGAGTTAGAGAACTTTGTAAATGATTTCGGGAAACCAAAGAAAGGTGGAGGAAGTAAAGGTCCATGGAAAAAGAAACCAGCTTTTCTTCAATTGTCATATTGGCCTAATATCAAATGTCGTCATAATCTTGACGtcatgcatattgagaaaaatgtttttGACAATATTGTTGGCACGTTGTTAGACATTCCAGGAAAGTCTAAGGACCACAACAATGCGCGTCTTGATTTAGTGGCCCTTGGCCTAAAGCCACATCTCCACCCTTATCTTTCTGATGATGGCAACCACATGTTATTTCCACCGGCACCTTATACAATGGGTAATGAAGAGAAGGATTTGTTCCTTAAAGTTATTAAAGAAACAAAGTTACCTTCTGGGTATACAGTTACAGCAAGAAGTGCAACGATTGGAACAAGACCGACAAACAGCTAG